One stretch of Pigmentiphaga aceris DNA includes these proteins:
- a CDS encoding winged helix-turn-helix transcriptional regulator: MAKRRSLDTDRCPVARSLDVMGERWALLIVRDAFDGMRRFGEFQKSLGVARNILADRLRNLVDANILETKPASDGTSYEEYVLTPKGRGLFPVIVGLRQWGEAHLYGAGDAHSVMLEHASGKPIQSMTLQDAQGQALGPDDVWVKKTTD, translated from the coding sequence ATGGCCAAACGACGCAGTCTTGATACGGACCGCTGCCCGGTCGCTCGATCGCTGGACGTGATGGGCGAGCGCTGGGCGCTATTGATCGTGCGCGACGCCTTCGACGGCATGCGACGTTTTGGAGAATTTCAGAAAAGCCTGGGAGTAGCGCGCAATATCCTGGCGGACCGGCTGCGCAATTTGGTTGACGCCAACATCCTGGAAACCAAACCGGCGTCAGACGGTACGTCTTACGAGGAATACGTGCTGACGCCCAAGGGTCGCGGCCTGTTCCCGGTGATCGTGGGGCTCAGGCAGTGGGGCGAGGCCCATCTGTACGGTGCGGGGGATGCGCACAGCGTGATGCTGGAGCACGCCAGCGGCAAGCCCATCCAGTCAATGACATTGCAAGACGCGCAGGGTCAGGCGCTGGGGCCAGACGACGTGTGGGTGAAGAAAACGACAGACTGA
- a CDS encoding TfoX/Sxy family protein, producing the protein MHEELRDIPDVSEKGMFGCWVWLVGGNLLCGAREDAMLVRLSKDDDAWALKMAGVTPMMTGSRRMPGWVWADPRVYGNDAMRRKLLDAALRFVLSLPRK; encoded by the coding sequence ATGCATGAGGAGCTTCGAGACATTCCTGATGTCAGCGAAAAAGGCATGTTCGGCTGCTGGGTGTGGCTGGTGGGCGGCAATCTGCTGTGCGGTGCACGCGAAGACGCCATGCTGGTTCGGCTGAGCAAAGACGACGATGCGTGGGCGCTGAAGATGGCGGGCGTCACACCGATGATGACGGGCAGCCGCAGAATGCCAGGGTGGGTGTGGGCAGACCCACGGGTGTACGGGAACGATGCGATGCGCAGGAAGCTGTTGGATGCAGCGCTTCGGTTTGTGTTGAGCTTGCCGAGGAAGTGA